The genomic DNA GCACCATTGTTATGAACTCATCATTAAATTTGCTAAGCCCTGCTTCATCGCCTTTGACATACAAATTTATAATAGAATTATCATAAGTTATAGCGTACTTTAGACCACTTTTCTTCGCCCAAAAGCCAAGAAAAAAACCAAGAGTTTTTTGTGAGCTAGCGAAGTTAAACTCAAAACAAATTATCAAAATTGCTCCTTTTTCCACTCATTCGCAATGCTCTGAATGTCTGTATCGTCAATTTTTTCATATTCAAAACCAAGTTCGCCAAGATGTTTTAGCAAAGTTTTTTGCATTACAGTAGTGCCGTTTTTGACCTCACTACTCAGCTCAAAACTCATAGGAGTTATTCTTTTAGGGATTATTCCTAGTATTTTGGTTTGTGGCCTATCACCCACTAAATCCATCATTTCAAGCGTTTGAAGCATCTCTATTTCGTGAGCTGAGCCAGACCAGTTAATGCTACGTGGCATATCATCAAAATCAAAAAAATACACTTCACCGATATTTGAGCCATCAGCGTCTATACAATCTACAATGATAGCATAATCATAGCTAGCTATTATCGGGCTTAAGACATTTGCCAAAGTCCCGCCATCGACAAAATCTAAAGTATGTTCTTTTGATTTAAATTTGAAGTTTTTTTCAATCATTTTAGTAAAATGAACGCCGACCCCTTCGTCGGCGAACATTACATTACCTATTCCAAGCAGTAAAACACGCATTTATTAATGCTCTTTTGGGAATTTATAACCACTTATAATGGCATCCATTGCCCCATCTTTACCTTTAATAGCATTGAATATAGCCATATAAACGTGTGCTACAACAAATATCATTATAATCCACATAGCTATATGATGGATTAAACGAACATTTGCAAGCCCGCCCATCCATACTTCTACTACTCTCATCGGATCATAAAGTAATCCACCAAGTCCTTCGTGATAAACATGAACGTATAAAATAAGTCCAGTTAGACAAATCACAAATAAAACTATGTAGAAAAACAAATATGACACAAATTGCAAAGGATTATAAACTCCGCTTAAATGTGGATGTTTACCTAAAAATAGATAGTATTTTACTTGATCTATCCAAATTTTTGGATTTATTGAGTCTTTTACACTGACTCTTTCTATCTTACTTTTCTTATCAAACAAAAAAAGATAAAATTTGAAAATAAAACATCCAATAAGCACAAAACCTACTATTTGGTGAACTGCACGCCATTTAGCATTCATAAAATTTACAGGCTCACTAGTAATCACTGGGCTTACAAAAACATAAGCCAAGTAAAAGCCACTCACTATCAAAATAGCGATACTAATAGCTCTTATCCAGTGAGTTAATCTAAGTCCGATTGAAAATTCATACTCGGCGATACGTTTGTTATCTTCTTTCATATCCGCTCCTTAAATCAAATTCGGATTTACTTTATACTTGCTAAGCTCATTTCCCTTAGTATCCATAACATGAACCGCGCAAGCTATACAAGGATCATAAGAGTGGATTTTGCGAATGATTTCAAGAGGTTGTTTAAGATCAGCTATCTTCATACCAACAAGGCACGCTTCATAGCTAGCCATTTGACCTTTTGCATCTTTTGGGCTTGCATTCCAAGTAGATGGAACTACTGCTTGCCAGTTTTCGATAACACCATTTTTGATTCTGCACCAGTGGCTTAGCATACCTCTTGGAACATTACCTATAAATCTACCTTTGTACTCTTTGTTATTATCTATAACATATTTTGCGCAAGTGCTTTGGTCGATTTTTAAATTTGCTATTAGGTTGTTAAGTGCTGTTAAGGCATTATCAGCAACTATTTTAGCTTCGATCATACGACAAGCTGTTCTACCAAGTGTTGAGAATACTGCAGATAGTGGAAGACCTGTATCTTTTAAGAATTGATCTACTACTGCGACAACTTTTTTGTTGCCTTTTGCATAGTTTACAACGATATTTGCGATTGGTCCTACTTGCATTGTTAAACCATCATATCTTGGAGCTTTTATCCAGCTGTATTTACCAGTGATGTCAAACACCTTGCTCTCTTCCATCTCGCCTTTTGCATTCATAGTTTTAGCATCTTTAAATCCTGTATAGTTTGGATCAGTTTCGCCATCGTATGGATGAAGTGGAGCTGGATTTTTATACCATGATCTTGTAGCTTCTTCAGTTATTTTATTTTCATCTACTTCATAAACCTTGCTTACATCGCCATTTAAGATATAGCCACCCTCAAATAAATAATCATTTGCACCAACTTGGAAGTCAGTATAAGTCATTAAATTTGGTGTGCCAACGTCATTTAAAACGCTTGGTTCATTAGCATAAGCTTTGCCAGCCATTACTAAATCTGGATAATATGCACGGTTGATGAAATCAGCCATTTCCCCAAATTTAACCATATATTCGCCAAGTCTAGCTGGATCTTGTAAATCCATGATACAAGTTACACCACCAACTGTAAGGCTTTGTGGGTGAGGTTGTTTAGCACCAAATATAGCCATAGCTTGAGCTACTGTTCTTTGAAGTTTTAAGCACTCTAAATAGTGGCTAAGAGCTATAAGGTTTTGCTCTGGAGTTAGTTTATAAGTTGAGTGACCCCAATATGCATTTGCAAATGGTCCAAGATTTCCTTTTTCAACGAATTTTTTAACTTTATCTTGAACTAGTTTTAGTTGGTCTGCACCACAAGCGTATGGATATTCAGCCCATTTAAATGCCTCTTCGCTAGCTTTTTTAGGGTCTGCGCTAAGAGCACTAACCACATCAACAAAATCAAGCCCATGAAGTTGATAAAAATGCACTGGGTGATCGTGTAAAAATAGTGCTGCATTCATAAGTGTTCTAGTAAGTTTTGCATTTAGTGGTGGAACTATACCAAGAGCATTTTCAACTGCTTCGATACCTGCTCTATAGTGTGAAAATGTACAAACACCACAAATTCTTTGAGTCATAAAACCAGCATCTCTAGGATCTCTTCCTTTTACTACTGTTTCGATACCTCTCCAAAGAGTTGAGCCACTATAAGCTTCTTTAACCATATTATTTTCATCAACTACAACTTCGATTCTAAGGTGACCTTCGATTCTTGTTATAGGATCTACTACTATTCTTTGTTCGCTCATATATTACTCCTTGTCTTTTGCAACTGTTGAAACTAATGCGTGGGCTGCTACTGCAACTCCAGTGATTGCTAGAACGCCGATACCTATCTTATCAGTAATAGCATCAGCTCCTATGCCGTCAAATACTGTATCAAATAATCTATCTCCAAGTGGTTTTTCAAATGGTCCCATTGTATCCCAAAAATCAGGCTCAGAGCAACCTATACAGCCGTGACCTGCTTGAACTGGCCAGCTAGTGTGTTGGTTAAATCTCTCACGTGAGCAGTTGTTAAATGTATATGGTCCTTTACAGCCGACTTTGTATAGACAATAACCTTGTTTTGCACCCTCATCGCCAAATTCTTGAACGAACTCACCAGCATCAAAACGACCACGTCTTTCGCAAAGATCGTGAATCCTGATACCATAAGCCCATTTTGGACGGTTATAAACATCAAGCGCTGGAAGTGAGCCAAATAATAAGAAATTTAATACATTTCCTACGATATTTTTCTCGCTTGGAGGACAGCCCGGTACGTTTATAACAGGTTTATTTGTGATTTTATAAAGCGGTTGAGAATTTGTTGGGTTTGGGCGAGCGGCTTGAATACCACCAAAGCTTGAACAAGTTCCTATAGCAAATATTGCTAAAGCATTGTTACTTGCATGGATCGCGTGGTCTCTACCAGTTGTACCTTTTGGTCCAACAGTTAGATAAAATGCGCTATCACCATCAGGAATACCACCTTCTACCATTAAGACATATTTGCCTTTATATTTTTCTATAGCACCTTCTAGGTTTTCTTCAGCTTGCCAACCAGCAGCAGCCATGACTGTTTCGTGGTATTCAAGGCTGATATAATCAAATATCAAACTATCGATTGTAGGAGCGTCAGTTCTTAGTAAGCTTTCGCTACAACCAGTACATTCAGCCATATGTAGCCAAATTACAGGAAGTCTATCAGCAAGCTCGGCTGCTTTTGCAACTGTAGGAGCAAAACTTGCAGGAAGTGCCATTGCAGCAGTCATCATTCCAGCCCATTTCATGAAATCTCTACGAGTAAAGCCATTTTCTTTTAAAACAGCCATAATAGAGCTATTTTCTTTGATTT from Campylobacter iguaniorum includes the following:
- a CDS encoding nickel-dependent hydrogenase large subunit; this translates as MSEQRIVVDPITRIEGHLRIEVVVDENNMVKEAYSGSTLWRGIETVVKGRDPRDAGFMTQRICGVCTFSHYRAGIEAVENALGIVPPLNAKLTRTLMNAALFLHDHPVHFYQLHGLDFVDVVSALSADPKKASEEAFKWAEYPYACGADQLKLVQDKVKKFVEKGNLGPFANAYWGHSTYKLTPEQNLIALSHYLECLKLQRTVAQAMAIFGAKQPHPQSLTVGGVTCIMDLQDPARLGEYMVKFGEMADFINRAYYPDLVMAGKAYANEPSVLNDVGTPNLMTYTDFQVGANDYLFEGGYILNGDVSKVYEVDENKITEEATRSWYKNPAPLHPYDGETDPNYTGFKDAKTMNAKGEMEESKVFDITGKYSWIKAPRYDGLTMQVGPIANIVVNYAKGNKKVVAVVDQFLKDTGLPLSAVFSTLGRTACRMIEAKIVADNALTALNNLIANLKIDQSTCAKYVIDNNKEYKGRFIGNVPRGMLSHWCRIKNGVIENWQAVVPSTWNASPKDAKGQMASYEACLVGMKIADLKQPLEIIRKIHSYDPCIACAVHVMDTKGNELSKYKVNPNLI
- a CDS encoding HyaD/HybD family hydrogenase maturation endopeptidase, with protein sequence MRVLLLGIGNVMFADEGVGVHFTKMIEKNFKFKSKEHTLDFVDGGTLANVLSPIIASYDYAIIVDCIDADGSNIGEVYFFDFDDMPRSINWSGSAHEIEMLQTLEMMDLVGDRPQTKILGIIPKRITPMSFELSSEVKNGTTVMQKTLLKHLGELGFEYEKIDDTDIQSIANEWKKEQF
- the cybH gene encoding Ni/Fe-hydrogenase, b-type cytochrome subunit, which translates into the protein MKEDNKRIAEYEFSIGLRLTHWIRAISIAILIVSGFYLAYVFVSPVITSEPVNFMNAKWRAVHQIVGFVLIGCFIFKFYLFLFDKKSKIERVSVKDSINPKIWIDQVKYYLFLGKHPHLSGVYNPLQFVSYLFFYIVLFVICLTGLILYVHVYHEGLGGLLYDPMRVVEVWMGGLANVRLIHHIAMWIIMIFVVAHVYMAIFNAIKGKDGAMDAIISGYKFPKEH
- a CDS encoding hydrogenase small subunit; the encoded protein is MVDHKLLNTIQDRLDALSKMPKIKENSSIMAVLKENGFTRRDFMKWAGMMTAAMALPASFAPTVAKAAELADRLPVIWLHMAECTGCSESLLRTDAPTIDSLIFDYISLEYHETVMAAAGWQAEENLEGAIEKYKGKYVLMVEGGIPDGDSAFYLTVGPKGTTGRDHAIHASNNALAIFAIGTCSSFGGIQAARPNPTNSQPLYKITNKPVINVPGCPPSEKNIVGNVLNFLLFGSLPALDVYNRPKWAYGIRIHDLCERRGRFDAGEFVQEFGDEGAKQGYCLYKVGCKGPYTFNNCSRERFNQHTSWPVQAGHGCIGCSEPDFWDTMGPFEKPLGDRLFDTVFDGIGADAITDKIGIGVLAITGVAVAAHALVSTVAKDKE